DNA sequence from the Streptomyces sp. HUAS 15-9 genome:
TACTCGCCGCGGCCGCTGTCCTTGAGGTAGGAGTGCTCGGGCCCGATGCCCGGGTAGTCCAGACCGGCCGAGATCGAGTACGGCTCGGTGATCTGGCCCTCCTCGTCCTGCAGGACGTAGGACCGGGAGCCGTGCAGGATGCCGGGCTCGCCCGCGGTGAGGGTCGCCGCGTGCTCGCCGGTCTCGACGCCGTGCCCGGCGGGCTCGCAGCCGATCAGGCGGACGGAGGTGTCCGGGATGAAGGCGTGGAAGAGGCCGATGGCGTTGGAGCCGCCGCCGACACAGGCGACGGCGGCGTCGGGCAGGCGCCCGGCGCGCTCCAGGAGCTGACGGCGGGCCTCCACACCGATCACCCGGTGGAAGTCGCGGACCATGGCCGGGAAGGGGTGCGGACCGGCGACGGTGCCGAAGAGGTAGTGGGTGTGGTCGACGTTGGCGACCCAGTCCCGGAAGGCCTCGTTGATGGCGTCCTTCAGGGTGCGGCTGCCGGACTTCACGGCGACGACCTCGGCACCGAGCATGCGCATGCGGGCCACGTTGAGTGCCTGGCGCCGGGTGTCGATCTCGCCCATGTAGACGGTGCATTCGAGGCCGAACAGCGCGCAGGCGGTGGCGGTGGCGACGCCGTGCTGGCCGGCGCCCGTCTCCGCGATGACGCGCGTCTTGCCCATGCGCTTGGTGAGCAGGGCCTGGCCGAGCACGTTGTTGATCTTGTGGGACCCGGTGTGGTTGAGATCCTCACGCTTGAGGAACACCCGGGCGCCACCGGCGTGTTCGGCGAACCGCGGCACCTCGGTGAGGGCGCTGGGCCGGCCGGTGTAGTTGACGAGCAGGTCGTCGAGCTCGCGGGCGAACTCGGGGTCGGCCTTCGCCTTGTCGTACTCGACGGCGACCTCGTCTACGGCGGCGACGAGCGCCTCCGGGATGAACTTGCCACCGTATGCGCCGAAGTAGCCTTCGGCGCTGGGGACTTGACCCTCGGGGTCGGGGATGAAGAACTCGCTGGGCATGCGGAAACCTCACGGTGAGTCTGGGTACGTGAACCAATCGCCGTGGGGGCGGGGATGATCAGTCGGCCGCGAGCCGTGTGTGGCCGGTCGCGCTCACGCGGCGGAGCCGCATATCGGGCACTGCCCCGCGCCCCTCAGGTCGGCCGCTGCCATCGCATGCCGTTGACCTGCCCGGGTTCATCTCCGATCACGTACCGCACCCTGCGGCCGTGCACCCTTCTCGCGGGCGCGCGGCAGCCTCGGGGACGGCAGCCGCGCGCCAGGCGGGCGTACCGATCCGTGGCGGTCGCGGGAGTCGGAGGTGTCATCGGGAGCAACCCTACCGGTGTCAGCCCCGGCCGTGCCGCAGTGCGGGGTGTTCGCCCGCGGCGACCAGGTCGGCCACCGCCGCCTTCGGGTCGCGCCCGGTGACGAGGGACTCGCCGACCAGCACCGCGTCGGCGCCCGCGTTGGCGTAGGCGATCAGGTCGTGCGGGCCGCGGACACCGGACTCGGCGACCTTGACGATGCCGTCCGGGATCTCCGGCGCGACCCGCTCGAAGGTGCCGCGGTCGACCTCCAGCGTCTTCAGGTTGCGGGCGTTGACGCCGATCACCTTGGCGCCCGCGTCCACCGCGCGTTCGACCTCGTCCTCGTCGTGCACCTCGACGAGGGGGGTGAGGCCGATGGAGACGGCACGCTCGATCAGCGACTCGAGGGCCGGCTGGTCGAGGGCCGCGACGATCAGCAGCGCGAGGTCGGCACCGTACGCGCGGGCCTCCCACAGCTGGTACGACGTGACGATGAAGTCCTTGCGCAGGACCGGGATGTCCACGCGGGCGCGGACGGCCTCCAGGTCTGCCAGCGAGCCGCCGAAGCGGCGCTGCTCGGTCAGGACCGAGATGACGGCCGCACCGCCTGCCTCGTAGTCCGCGGCGAGCCCGGCCGGATCGGCGATCGCGGCCAGCGCGCCCTTGGACGGGCTGGAGCGCTTGACCTCGCAGATCACCTTGACGCCTTCGCCGCGCAGCGCGGCGACGCCGTCCTTGGCCGCGGGCGCCTTCGCCGCGCGCTCCTTGAGCTCGTCGAGGCTGACGCGCGCCTGCCGCTCCGCGAGGTCGGCACGGACTCCGTCGATGATCTCGTCGAGCACACTCACGCGAGCGGCCCCCTTCCGAACGATCGAAAAACCCATGGTCACTGCGATGGTATCCGGAGGACGGCGCAGGCCTCGCATCCGGAGGAGGTGCGGTCCCACTACCTGGACATTCGCCGGTCGATCAAGGATGGAGCCAGCCACCGAAGGGCAGGTTCCGGACAATGGTGAACACCAGGATCAGCGCCCCCAGGCCCCACAGCTGTACCGGCCCGGGATCGAACCGCAGCGGCCGTCCGCGTACCGCGTGGACGACCCAGGCGGTCCACAGAACCGCGAAGCCCGCATAGGCGGCCACGGCCATCGCGTTGTCCTGGAGCGCGGTGAGGAAGTCCCCGTGCACAAAGGCGTGGGCGCTGCGCAGACCGCCGCAGCCGGG
Encoded proteins:
- the trpB gene encoding tryptophan synthase subunit beta, whose amino-acid sequence is MPSEFFIPDPEGQVPSAEGYFGAYGGKFIPEALVAAVDEVAVEYDKAKADPEFARELDDLLVNYTGRPSALTEVPRFAEHAGGARVFLKREDLNHTGSHKINNVLGQALLTKRMGKTRVIAETGAGQHGVATATACALFGLECTVYMGEIDTRRQALNVARMRMLGAEVVAVKSGSRTLKDAINEAFRDWVANVDHTHYLFGTVAGPHPFPAMVRDFHRVIGVEARRQLLERAGRLPDAAVACVGGGSNAIGLFHAFIPDTSVRLIGCEPAGHGVETGEHAATLTAGEPGILHGSRSYVLQDEEGQITEPYSISAGLDYPGIGPEHSYLKDSGRGEYRAVTDDAAMQALRLLSRTEGIIPAIESAHALAGALEVGKELGKDGLIVINLSGRGDKDMDTAARYFGLYDSGVDAEVAADADSDTAEIEGDAK
- the trpM gene encoding tryptophan biosynthesis modulator TrpM, whose product is MTPPTPATATDRYARLARGCRPRGCRAPARRVHGRRVRYVIGDEPGQVNGMRWQRPT
- the trpC gene encoding indole-3-glycerol phosphate synthase TrpC, whose protein sequence is MSVLDEIIDGVRADLAERQARVSLDELKERAAKAPAAKDGVAALRGEGVKVICEVKRSSPSKGALAAIADPAGLAADYEAGGAAVISVLTEQRRFGGSLADLEAVRARVDIPVLRKDFIVTSYQLWEARAYGADLALLIVAALDQPALESLIERAVSIGLTPLVEVHDEDEVERAVDAGAKVIGVNARNLKTLEVDRGTFERVAPEIPDGIVKVAESGVRGPHDLIAYANAGADAVLVGESLVTGRDPKAAVADLVAAGEHPALRHGRG
- a CDS encoding DUF2752 domain-containing protein translates to MQGVNADSHSAPGTDRRTGPPAALPGRLAVPAGILAAVVGAFAYVGTVDPNEPGHYPVCPLLRYTGVYCPGCGGLRSAHAFVHGDFLTALQDNAMAVAAYAGFAVLWTAWVVHAVRGRPLRFDPGPVQLWGLGALILVFTIVRNLPFGGWLHP